In a single window of the Sphingosinicella microcystinivorans genome:
- the carA gene encoding glutamine-hydrolyzing carbamoyl-phosphate synthase small subunit: protein MSDAKPARAPKGATGVLILADGTVIRGRGFGAEGHAVGEVCFNTAMTGYQEVMTDPSYAGQIVTFTFPHIGNVGTNAEDVEADTPAAVGCVVRQDVTAPSNFRSVEGFDAWMKRKGRVGLSGVDTRALTRRIRLAGAPNAVIAHSPSGTFDLDALLAEAKAWPGLEGMDLAKDVTRGGREDWSGGPWHLGQGYGKSTGEGRPHVVAIDYGAKNNILRNLTAAGASVTVVPATATFEEVMALRPDGVFLSNGPGDPAATGEYAVPVIRKLLDANVPIFGICLGHQLLGLAVGAKTAKMHQGHRGANHPVKRLSDGLVEITSMNHGFAVDAATLPANARATHVSLFDGSNCGLELTDKAAFSVQYHPEASPGPQDSFYLFQKFVKGLK, encoded by the coding sequence GTGTCCGACGCCAAACCCGCGCGCGCACCCAAAGGAGCCACGGGGGTCTTGATTCTCGCGGACGGCACGGTGATCCGGGGGCGCGGTTTCGGTGCCGAGGGCCATGCCGTCGGCGAGGTCTGCTTCAACACCGCGATGACCGGCTATCAGGAGGTGATGACCGATCCCTCCTACGCCGGGCAGATCGTCACCTTCACCTTCCCGCACATCGGCAATGTCGGCACCAACGCCGAGGACGTCGAGGCCGACACGCCCGCCGCCGTCGGCTGCGTGGTGCGGCAGGACGTGACCGCGCCCAGCAACTTCCGCAGCGTCGAGGGCTTCGATGCGTGGATGAAGCGCAAGGGGCGGGTCGGCCTGTCGGGTGTCGACACGCGCGCGCTGACGCGCCGCATCCGCTTGGCCGGCGCGCCGAACGCAGTGATCGCGCACAGCCCCTCCGGCACGTTCGATCTCGACGCGCTGCTGGCCGAAGCGAAGGCATGGCCGGGCCTCGAAGGCATGGACCTTGCGAAGGACGTGACGCGGGGCGGCCGCGAGGACTGGTCCGGCGGGCCGTGGCATCTGGGGCAGGGCTACGGCAAAAGCACGGGAGAGGGCAGGCCGCACGTCGTCGCCATCGACTACGGCGCCAAGAACAACATCCTCAGGAACCTCACGGCGGCGGGCGCGAGCGTCACGGTCGTGCCGGCGACGGCGACCTTCGAGGAGGTGATGGCGCTGCGCCCGGACGGCGTGTTCCTCTCGAACGGCCCCGGCGACCCGGCCGCGACCGGCGAGTATGCCGTGCCGGTGATCCGGAAGCTGCTCGACGCGAATGTGCCGATCTTCGGCATCTGCCTCGGCCACCAGCTCCTCGGCCTCGCCGTGGGCGCGAAGACCGCGAAGATGCACCAGGGCCACCGCGGCGCGAACCACCCGGTGAAGCGCCTGTCGGACGGACTCGTCGAGATCACCAGCATGAACCACGGCTTCGCGGTGGACGCCGCCACGCTCCCCGCGAACGCGCGCGCGACGCACGTCTCGCTGTTCGACGGCTCCAACTGCGGCCTCGAACTCACCGACAAGGCGGCGTTTTCCGTCCAGTACCACCCCGAGGCCAGCCCCGGTCCGCAGGACAGTTTCTACCTGTTTCAGAAGTTCGTGAAGGGACTGAAGTAA
- a CDS encoding GatB/YqeY domain-containing protein — MIRDDIKAAQVAAMKAGEKDRLAAVRLILAKLKDRDIELRTAKSVPDDDVIVVDVLQKMAKQRRESITMFEQGGRTELAAQEKAELAVIESFLPAMMGPDEVKAAVAAIVGEIGAAGPKDMGRVMAEVKARHAGQIDMSTVSGVVKAALAG; from the coding sequence ATGATTCGCGACGACATCAAGGCGGCGCAGGTGGCGGCCATGAAGGCAGGCGAGAAGGACCGGCTGGCTGCCGTGCGCCTGATCCTCGCGAAGCTGAAGGACCGCGACATCGAGCTTCGCACCGCGAAATCCGTGCCCGACGATGACGTCATCGTCGTCGACGTGCTCCAGAAGATGGCGAAGCAGCGCCGCGAATCCATCACCATGTTCGAGCAGGGCGGCCGCACCGAGCTTGCCGCGCAGGAAAAGGCCGAGCTTGCCGTCATCGAATCCTTCCTCCCCGCCATGATGGGCCCGGACGAGGTGAAGGCCGCCGTCGCCGCCATCGTCGGCGAGATCGGTGCAGCCGGCCCCAAGGACATGGGCCGCGTCATGGCCGAAGTGAAGGCGCGCCACGCCGGGCAGATCGACATGAGCACGGTCAGCGGAGTCGTCAAAGCCGCGCTGGCGGGATAG
- the dnaG gene encoding DNA primase: MSIPPQFLDEIRSRVSLSSVVGRRVKLLRAGREMKGCCPFHNEKTPSFYVNDDKAFYHCFGCGAHGDVIRFVVEQEGLSFRDAVAGLAAEAGLEMPEENPEARAKAKAAAGLHDVTAAANDWFRQQLMGLGGADARAYIEKRGLKPATVEAFGLGYAPDSRGALKAALGDIDIRKLIEVGLVIEAEGREPYDRFRGRLMFPIRDPRGRIVGFGGRIIGAGEPKYLNSPDTPLFDKGRLLYNLDKAGPAARKSGRIVVVEGYMDVIGLAQVGFAEAVAPMGTALTEDQMKLLWRVAPEPVLCFDGDAAGRRAALRAAMRALPLLEPGKSLRFVTMPQGQDPDDFAKARGLSAFMDLVNGAASLIDTLWKAETEGVDTNTPERRAAVRQRLFEHARAIENQTVASLYQSEFRDRFDAIFRARRQDRFMPAMRGASREAKARVVLTPVELETRAVFVGLLTHPQLADVHGEAVSHLHIADPDLARLRSAIFSAISRNHDLDKDGLAHDLATQGLGQYADDLRRMNRLDFSFTRPRTPAAIADQDLACVVGHLMALQRIDEDLADLRARYDSLVQSEFEEQQRLRAEKARVERELIDLAEARRGDETPTPMEERNLDGDQSTGEAQG; encoded by the coding sequence ATGTCCATCCCCCCGCAATTCCTCGACGAGATCAGGAGTCGGGTGAGCCTGTCGTCCGTAGTGGGGCGGCGGGTGAAGCTGCTGCGCGCCGGGCGGGAGATGAAGGGGTGCTGCCCCTTCCACAACGAGAAGACGCCGAGCTTCTACGTCAACGACGACAAGGCCTTCTACCATTGCTTCGGCTGCGGCGCGCACGGCGACGTCATCCGCTTCGTGGTCGAGCAGGAGGGGCTGAGCTTCCGGGACGCCGTGGCGGGGCTGGCGGCGGAAGCCGGGCTGGAGATGCCCGAGGAGAACCCGGAGGCGCGCGCGAAGGCGAAGGCCGCCGCCGGACTTCATGACGTCACCGCCGCCGCGAACGACTGGTTCCGCCAGCAGCTCATGGGCCTCGGCGGCGCGGACGCGCGCGCCTATATCGAGAAGCGCGGCCTGAAACCGGCGACCGTCGAGGCGTTCGGCCTCGGCTACGCGCCCGACAGCCGCGGCGCGCTCAAGGCCGCGCTCGGCGACATCGACATCCGAAAGCTGATCGAGGTCGGCCTCGTCATCGAGGCGGAGGGGCGCGAGCCCTACGACCGTTTCCGCGGGCGGCTGATGTTCCCGATCCGCGACCCACGCGGGCGCATCGTCGGCTTCGGCGGGCGCATCATCGGCGCGGGCGAGCCCAAGTACCTGAACTCCCCCGACACGCCGCTCTTCGACAAGGGCCGCCTGCTCTACAACCTCGACAAGGCCGGTCCCGCCGCGCGCAAGTCGGGACGCATCGTGGTCGTCGAAGGCTATATGGACGTGATCGGCCTCGCGCAGGTCGGCTTCGCGGAGGCGGTGGCGCCGATGGGCACCGCGCTCACCGAGGACCAGATGAAGCTGCTCTGGCGCGTCGCGCCGGAGCCGGTGCTGTGCTTCGACGGCGACGCCGCCGGACGCCGCGCGGCGCTCAGGGCCGCGATGCGCGCCCTCCCCCTGCTGGAGCCGGGAAAGTCGCTGCGCTTCGTCACCATGCCGCAGGGGCAGGACCCCGACGATTTCGCGAAGGCGCGCGGGCTTTCTGCATTCATGGACCTCGTGAACGGCGCCGCGAGCCTCATCGACACGCTCTGGAAGGCCGAGACCGAGGGCGTGGATACGAATACGCCCGAACGCCGCGCGGCGGTGCGTCAGCGCCTGTTCGAGCACGCCCGCGCCATCGAGAACCAGACCGTCGCCTCGCTCTACCAGAGCGAGTTCCGCGACCGCTTCGACGCGATCTTCCGGGCGCGGCGGCAGGACCGGTTCATGCCCGCCATGCGCGGCGCGTCGCGGGAAGCGAAGGCGCGCGTCGTGCTCACCCCCGTCGAGCTCGAAACGCGCGCGGTTTTCGTCGGCCTGCTCACCCACCCGCAGCTTGCCGACGTCCACGGCGAGGCCGTTTCCCACCTCCACATCGCCGACCCGGACCTCGCCCGCCTGAGATCGGCGATTTTCTCCGCGATTTCGCGCAATCATGATCTTGACAAAGACGGGCTGGCACACGACCTAGCGACACAAGGGCTCGGTCAGTACGCGGACGACCTGAGGCGTATGAATCGCCTCGATTTCAGCTTCACGCGACCCCGGACGCCCGCCGCGATTGCGGATCAGGACTTGGCATGTGTTGTGGGCCACCTTATGGCGCTGCAACGCATTGACGAGGATTTGGCGGATCTGCGCGCGCGCTACGATTCCCTTGTCCAGTCGGAATTCGAGGAACAACAACGACTTCGCGCCGAAAAGGCGCGTGTCGAGCGGGAACTTATAGATCTGGCCGAGGCGCGTCGGGGCGACGAGACGCCGACGCCCATGGAGGAACGGAACCTGGATGGCGACCAAAGCACCGGCGAAGCCCAAGGGTAA